The following are encoded in a window of Phocoena phocoena chromosome 2, mPhoPho1.1, whole genome shotgun sequence genomic DNA:
- the PCK2 gene encoding phosphoenolpyruvate carboxykinase [GTP], mitochondrial, with protein MAAVYRPGLRLKWRGLSPWGWPSRRSIQTLRVLSGDLDQLPAKVRDFVENSARLCQPENIHICDGTEAENTATLTLLEQQGLIRKLPKYNNCWLARTDPKDVARVESKTVIVTPSQRDTVPLPAGGARGQLGNWMSPAEFQQAVDERFPGCMQGRTMYVLPFSMGPVGSPLSRTGVQLTDSAYVVASTRIMTRLGTPVLQALGDGDFVKCLHSVGQPLTGQGEPVSQWPCNPEKTLIGHVPDQREIVSFGSGYGGNSLLGKKCFALRIASRLARDEGWLAEHMLILGITNPAGKKRYVAAAFPSACGKTNLAMMRPALPGWRVECVGDDIAWMRFDSDGRLRAINPENGFFGVAPGTSATTNPNAMATIQSNTLFTNVAETSDGGVYWEGIDQPLPPGVTVTSWLGKPWKPGDKEPCAHPNSRFCAPARQCPIIDPAWEAPEGVPIDAIIFGGRRPKGVPLVYEAFNWRHGVFVGSAMRSEATAAAEHKGKVIMHDPFAMRPFFGYNFGRYLEHWLSMEGLKGTRLPRIFHVNWFRRDEAGHFLWPGFGENARVLDWICRRLEGEDSARETPIGLVPKEGALDLSGLGAIDTTQLFSLPKDFWEQEVRDIRSYLTEQVNQDLPKEVLAELEALEGRVRRM; from the exons GCAGTATCCAGACCCTGCGAGTACTGAGTGGAGACCTGGACCAGCTGCCTGCTAAGGTTCGAGACTTCGTGGAAAACAGTGCCCGCCTGTGCCAACCAGAGAACATCCACATCTGTGATGGGACCGAGGCGGAAAACACGGCCACACTAACCCTGCTGGAACAGCAGGGACTCATCCGAAAGCTCCCAAAGTACAACAACTG CTGGCTGGCCCGCACAGACCCCAAGGATGTGGCACGAGTAGAGAGCAAGACGGTGATTGTAACTCCTTCTCAACGGGACACGGTGCCCCTCCCGGCTGGCGGGGCCCGTGGGCAGCTGGGCAACTGGATGTCCCCAGCTGAGTTCCAGCAAGCCGTGGATGAGAGGTTTCCAGGCTGCATGCAAG GCCGAACCATGTATGTACTGCCATTCAGCATGGGTCCCGTGGGCTCCCCACTGTCCCGCACCGGAGTGCAGCTCACGGACTCCGCCTATGTGGTGGCAAGCACGCGGATTATGACCCGGCTGGGGACGCCCGTGCTTCAGGCCCTGGGAGATGGCGACTTTGTCAAGTGTCTGCACTCCGTGGGCCAGCCCCTGACTGGGCAAG GGGAGCCGGTGAGCCAGTGGCCATGCAACCCAGAGAAAACCCTGATTGGCCATGTGCCCGACCAGCGGGAGATCGTCTCCTTCGGCAGCGGCTATGGTGGCAACTCCCTGCTGGGCAAGAAGTGCTTTGCCCTTCGCATCGCCTCTCGGCTGGCCCGGGATGAGGGCTGGCTGGCGGAGCACATGCTG ATCCTGGGTATCACCAACCCCGCGGGGAAGAAGCGCTATGTGGCAGCTGCCTTCCCCAGCGCCTGTGGCAAGACAAACCTGGCCATGATGCGGCCGGCACTGCCAGGCTGGAGAGTGGAGTGTGTGGGGGATGACATCGCCTGGATGAGGTTTGACAGTGATG GTCGACTCCGGGCCATCAACCCTGAGAACGGCTTCTTTGGGGTGGCCCCCGGCACCTCTGCCACCACCAATCCCAATGCCATGGCCACAATCCAGAGTAACACCCTTTTCACCAACGTGGCTGAGACCAGCGATGGCGGCGTATACTGGGAGGGCATTGACCAGCCTCTTCCACCCGGCGTCACCGTGACCTCCTGGCTGGGCAAACCCTGGAAACCTG GTGACAAGGAGCCCTGTGCACATCCCAATTCTCGCTTTTGTGCCCCGGCTCGCCAGTGCCCCATCATAGACCCAGCCTGGGAGGCCCCTGAGGGTGTCCCCATTGACGCCATCATCTTTGGAGGCCGCAGACCCAAAG GAGTCCCCCTGGTATATGAGGCCTTCAACTGGCGCCATGGGGTGTTTGTGGGCAGCGCCATGCGCTCGGAGGCCACTGCCGCGGCTGAACACAAAG ggaAGGTCATCATGCACGACCCGTTTGCCATGCGGCCCTTTTTTGGCTACAACTTTGGGCGCTACCTTGAACACTGGCTGAGCATGGAGGGGCTCAAGGGGACCCGGCTGCCCCGCATCTTCCATGTCAACTGGTTCCGGCGCGACGAGGCAGGCCACTTCCTGTGGCCAGGCTTTGGAGAGAATGCTCGGGTGCTAGACTGGATCTGCCGGCGCCTAGAGGGGGAGGACAGTGCCCGAGAAACGCCCATTGGGCTGGTGCCAAAGGAAGGTGCCTTGGATCTCAGCGGCCTGGGAGCCATAGACACCACCCAGCTGTTCTCGCTCCCTAAGGACTTCTGGGAACAGGAGGTTCGTGACATTCGGAGCTACCTGACAGAGCAGGTCAACCAGGATCTGCCCAAGGAGGTGTTGGCTGAGCTGGAGGCCCTGGAGGGACGAGTGCGCAGAATGTGA